A genomic region of bacterium contains the following coding sequences:
- a CDS encoding response regulator yields the protein MNNKTKAQMSKRVLIVDDEARLRTILERVLNERGYAVKTAVNGNDALRQMPSFNPHLIIADVAMPEMDGFELCRNVRADGRFGSVRFIFLTAKDAREDEIEGLSLGADDYITKPFDVDKLLARVDARLRWLDNVKLGPSSDGSLEGSLAGRNLIDILQILELGQKTGSVSVTSENQEAIILISNGEVVQATCGKKKGKIAVFTALAWPEGRFFFNPFEEVQVEERLKITPLLLEWAKVADEFEKNKPISSGNIVEDFIRYVRERENEGS from the coding sequence ATGAACAATAAAACTAAGGCCCAGATGTCAAAAAGAGTTTTAATAGTGGATGACGAAGCAAGGCTTAGAACAATTCTTGAGAGGGTGCTTAACGAAAGAGGCTATGCAGTAAAGACGGCCGTAAACGGCAATGACGCTCTCAGACAAATGCCTAGTTTCAATCCCCACCTCATTATAGCCGATGTGGCAATGCCTGAGATGGACGGTTTTGAACTCTGCAGAAACGTCCGGGCGGACGGCAGATTCGGGAGCGTAAGATTCATCTTTTTGACTGCAAAGGATGCAAGAGAGGATGAAATTGAAGGGCTGTCGTTAGGAGCGGATGATTATATAACAAAGCCCTTTGACGTAGATAAACTTCTTGCCAGAGTGGATGCCAGGTTAAGATGGCTGGACAACGTTAAATTAGGACCCTCTTCTGACGGCAGTCTTGAGGGAAGTCTTGCAGGAAGGAATCTCATAGATATCCTGCAGATACTGGAACTCGGACAGAAGACTGGGAGCGTTTCGGTAACGTCCGAAAACCAGGAAGCAATCATTCTTATTTCGAACGGCGAAGTGGTTCAAGCCACTTGCGGAAAAAAGAAGGGCAAGATAGCAGTGTTTACAGCGCTGGCATGGCCAGAAGGCAGGTTCTTTTTTAATCCCTTTGAAGAAGTTCAAGTTGAGGAAAGACTTAAAATAACGCCCCTGCTTCTGGAATGGGCGAAGGTAGCTGATGAGTTCGAGAAAAATAAACCCATTTCGTCGGGTAATATCGTCGAGG